A part of Xenopus tropicalis strain Nigerian chromosome 4, UCB_Xtro_10.0, whole genome shotgun sequence genomic DNA contains:
- the LOC105947220 gene encoding acyl-CoA (8-3)-desaturase-like isoform X2, which produces MKKKKYMPYNHQHKYFFFIGPPALIPVYSQWYIFCFAIRRKKWADLAWMISFYVRFGLCYIPFLGVSGTIALFMVVRFIESNLFVWVTQMNHIPMNIDYDQNKEWLSTQVPIHISDGRNVSPGMDSQRISAFRHWWIVSQNG; this is translated from the exons ATGAAGAAGAAGAAATACATGCCGTATAATCACCAGCACAAGTACTTCTTCTTCA TTGGGCCTCCAGCACTGATTCCCGTCTATTCCCAATGGTATATTTTCTGCTTTGCAATACGGCGCAAGAAGTGGGCG GACctggcctggatgatttctttctATGTGAGGTTTGGTCTGTGTTACATCCCGTTCCTGGGAGTGAGCGGCACCATCGCTCTGTTCATGGTGGTTAG ATTTATTGAGAGCAACTTGTTTGTGTGGGTCACTCAGATGAACCACATTCCAATGAACATTGACTATGATCAGAATAAGGAGTGGCTCTCTACGCAGGTACCCATccatattagtgatgggcgaaatgtttcgccaggcatggattcgcagcgaatttccgcatttcgccattggtggattgtttcgcaaaatggatga
- the LOC105947220 gene encoding acyl-CoA (8-3)-desaturase-like isoform X1: protein MLGMKKKKYMPYNHQHKYFFFIGPPALIPVYSQWYIFCFAIRRKKWADLAWMISFYVRFGLCYIPFLGVSGTIALFMVVRFIESNLFVWVTQMNHIPMNIDYDQNKEWLSTQVPIHISDGRNVSPGMDSQRISAFRHWWIVSQNG from the exons ATG CTTGGAATGAAGAAGAAGAAATACATGCCGTATAATCACCAGCACAAGTACTTCTTCTTCA TTGGGCCTCCAGCACTGATTCCCGTCTATTCCCAATGGTATATTTTCTGCTTTGCAATACGGCGCAAGAAGTGGGCG GACctggcctggatgatttctttctATGTGAGGTTTGGTCTGTGTTACATCCCGTTCCTGGGAGTGAGCGGCACCATCGCTCTGTTCATGGTGGTTAG ATTTATTGAGAGCAACTTGTTTGTGTGGGTCACTCAGATGAACCACATTCCAATGAACATTGACTATGATCAGAATAAGGAGTGGCTCTCTACGCAGGTACCCATccatattagtgatgggcgaaatgtttcgccaggcatggattcgcagcgaatttccgcatttcgccattggtggattgtttcgcaaaatggatga